GGCATGGCGCGGCCAAGCACGAGGCGTTGCGCGCACTGTTGGCCGTCGATGACGACACGGCGCTCGAGGCGATCGTCGACGACTTCCGCGCTCGGTTGAGGGCCGCGTACGCCGAGCATCCGCCGGTGCCGCTGCCGGGAGTTCCCGAAGCCTTACACGATCTGCGGGCGGCGGGGATCCGGGTCGCACTCAACACCGGCTTCGACCGCGACATCGTCGATGCGCTGCTGTCGTCGTTGGGCTGGGGCGACGATTCCGTGGTGGACACCGTCGTGTGCGGCAGTGACGTGGCGGCCGGCCGGCCGGCGCCGTACATGATCTACCACGCGATGGAGCGCCTGGGTGTGCAGGACATCTCACGCGTTCTGGTGGCCGGGGACACCCCGCGTGATCTGCAGGCCGGCACGAACGCCGGCGCCGGTTTCGTGATCGGGGTGCTCTCCGGTGCGGGCGACGAGGTCGAGTTGGGCGCCCACCCGCACACTCACCTGCTGCGGTCGGTGGCCGAACTGCCCGCGCTGTTCGGCGTCACGCGCGCTGCGGCGACGGTGTCATGACGAGCGGGCTCGACCAAGACTCAACCACGTGCCACGCCATCACCCGTACGCGCGCCGCGATCTGGCGTGGCGGCGACGACGTGGTGGTCGAATCGTTACCGGTGCCCCCGCTGCAGACCGGCGAGGTGCTCGTGCGGGTGCGCCTGGCCACCGTCTGCGGCAGTGACCGCCACACCGTGACCGGACGACGCCCTCAA
This genomic window from Mycolicibacterium goodii contains:
- a CDS encoding phosphonatase-like hydrolase gives rise to the protein MGSTTPRPELVVLDIAGTTIDEGSAVYRVLEQTVVAHGGSPTEADIAKWHGAAKHEALRALLAVDDDTALEAIVDDFRARLRAAYAEHPPVPLPGVPEALHDLRAAGIRVALNTGFDRDIVDALLSSLGWGDDSVVDTVVCGSDVAAGRPAPYMIYHAMERLGVQDISRVLVAGDTPRDLQAGTNAGAGFVIGVLSGAGDEVELGAHPHTHLLRSVAELPALFGVTRAAATVS